The stretch of DNA ATCGGATGCGGCACCTGTGCTGAAAAATGCCCTTCAAAATCGCCCAGTGAATTTGATTCCGGCACTTCGTTGAGGAAGGCCATTTATATTCCTTTTCCTCAGGCCGTACCAAATAAATACCTGATTGATGCAGAGCATTGCACTTATGTGCAGAGTGGTAAATGCCGCGTATGTGAGAAAGTTTGTCCTGTCCCTGGTTGTATCAACCTTGATGAACAGGATCAGGATGTCGAGCTGAAAGTCGGACAAATCATTGTTGCTACTGGCTTTCAGTTGTTCAATCCTTCAAAGGTGGAGCAGTTTGGCTATGGCAAATATCCCAATGTGCTGACCTCTCTTGAATTTGAAAGGCTCATCAATGCAGCAGGTCCTACCGGTGGAAATATTACTTTCCGTACGCAGGACAAAAAAGGTAACTGGGTCTTTGAAAACGGTGCCGGAGAGCCGCAAAGCATTGCCATCATTCATTGTGTGGGAAGCAGGGATGAAAATTATCATGCTTACTGCTCAAAAGTTTGCTGCATGTATTCCCTGAAACTGGCTCATCTGGTTAAAGAGAAACTCCATCATGCAGATGTGTTTGAATATTACATCGATATGAGGGCATTCGGAAAAGGATATGAGGAATTTTATCAGCGGATAAAAGAAGAAGGGGTGAAGATGATCAGGGGTAAAACGGCTAAGATTACAGAGAAAAACGGCAAGCTGATATTAAGAAGCGAGGATATTCTGAACGAAAAAATCATCGAACAGGAAGTAGATATGGTGATTCTTGCTGCCGGTCTTGAGCCTCGGGAAGATGCAGTCAGGCTGGCTGAAATGCTTGGTCTGACTACTGATGAACATGGCTGGTTTAATGAAGCAAACTATAATTTCGACCCGGTAAATACTTTTTCCGGTGGCATTATGGTAGCCGGTGTTTGCCAGGGGCCGAAAGATATTCCTGATACGGTGGCACAGGCTTCTGCTGCTGCTTCCCGTGTGTTGCAGTCGCTCATTAATAATAAGGTCGCTAAAAATTACAAGGACATTACTTTAAAAGAAATTGAAACCCGCTTGGGCTAAAAATACAGGAGGTTAAAATGACTTACAGAATTGATCCAAATCTGAAAACTGATTTAAAAAAATATGGTGCAAAAGACTGGAATGAATGTTTTCATTGTGGAAACTGTACCGCTATCTGCCCTTTGACAGAGAATAATTTTCTGTTTCCCCGTAAAAGTATCCGCCAGGCGCAGATGGGTTTAAAGCAAAAGTTATCGGCTAATCTTGATCCATGGCTGTGTTATTTCTGTGGTGAATGTTCGACCACCTGCCCAAGAAATGCCAATCCGGGTGAAATCATGATGACACTCAGGCG from Sphingobacteriales bacterium encodes:
- a CDS encoding CoB--CoM heterodisulfide reductase iron-sulfur subunit A family protein, producing MKGTSKTAVCLYNAGSKKAGLFNFKEIKDFLRSIPEIRTVWDFSSGVQITVKKLSEQLKAIDIEKIIIAGDYPGEIKDMFRQSLSLAGKDDVKIVLADFACYASLNGHSTEMAKGLILCALNDKDYEEILFTDKTDLCRETLVIGGGIAGIQASLEIANGGNKVYLLEKTGTIGGHMAMFDKTFPTLDCAACILTPKMVEVGQHPNIEILTYSELTSVNGGPGNYTVKIHKKARRVNLATCIGCGTCAEKCPSKSPSEFDSGTSLRKAIYIPFPQAVPNKYLIDAEHCTYVQSGKCRVCEKVCPVPGCINLDEQDQDVELKVGQIIVATGFQLFNPSKVEQFGYGKYPNVLTSLEFERLINAAGPTGGNITFRTQDKKGNWVFENGAGEPQSIAIIHCVGSRDENYHAYCSKVCCMYSLKLAHLVKEKLHHADVFEYYIDMRAFGKGYEEFYQRIKEEGVKMIRGKTAKITEKNGKLILRSEDILNEKIIEQEVDMVILAAGLEPREDAVRLAEMLGLTTDEHGWFNEANYNFDPVNTFSGGIMVAGVCQGPKDIPDTVAQASAAASRVLQSLINNKVAKNYKDITLKEIETRLG